TCAATGCCGAAGTCGAAGGGATCATCAATGCGTCGTTCGGCGAGTATTTCAGCAAGTTTCTAGAAGAGAACCCGAAGGTCGCCAAAACGATTCTGAAGAAGGCGACCCTCGCTGCGGAAGCGCGCGAAGCAGCTCGTAAGGCGAAAGAAGCGATCCGCGTCCGCAAGAATGCGCTCTCGGGCGGCGGCTTGCCGGGCAAGTTGCGCGACTGCCTCAGTAAGAAGATGGAAGAGTGCGAGTTGTACTTGGTCGAAGGTGATTCGGCCGGTGGCTCGGCCGAAGGTGGCCGCCTGCGAGATTTCCAGGCGATCTTGCCGCTGCGAGGTAAGATCATCAACGCATACAAATCGCGTGAAGACAAAGTGCTTGCCAACGAAGAAGTGCAGAGCATGATTCAGGCCATCGGGGCTGGCATCGGCATGGAGCAGGATCTGTCTCGCCGGCGGTACAACAAGGTCATCATCATGACCGATGCCGACGTCGATGGCTCGCACATTCGCACGTTGCTCCTCTGCTTCTTCTACCGCCAGATGTATCAACTCATTACCGGCGGCCACGTCTACGTTGCCCAGCCTCCGCTCTTCCGCGTGAAGAGCAAGAAGGACACGTACTACGTTCAGACCGAAGAAGAGATGAAGTCCCAACTGCTCAACAAGGGGCTCTCGGACTGCGAACTCGACCTTCGCGATGGCAAGATCATCAGCGGGGCCGACATGACCAAGCTCTGCACCACGCTGGCCGACATGGACGAAGCCATCATCGCGCTCGAACGTCGCGGCATCAGCTTGCGGGCGCATGCCCAGCGGAAAGACTCCGAAGGGCGGTTACCCTACTATCACGTTTTTCTTGGCGTCCACGACAAGTGGTTCGTCAGCGCGAGTGAACTCGATCAGTTCAAATCGGAACAAGAGAAAGTCGCCGGCAAGGAACTGGCTGTCGATGAATCGGCTGTTGTCGAAGCTGGCAACGGCAAACCCAGTTCGCAGTTGCACATCACCGAGTTGCACGAAGTGCGCACGATCAACTCGGGGCTCGCAGAACTCAAACGGGCTTTTGGCTTCGAGATCGACGTGCTTATTCCGCAAGAGCGAACAGGCAGCGACGAAGCCCGCTACGTACTCAGGCGAGGCGATCATGAGACGGACCTGCAAGACTTACGCACGCTAGTTGGTGCGGTGCGAGACCTGGGCCAAAAGGGGCTCACGGTCACGCGGTTTAAGGGTCTGGGCGAAATGAACGCGGAAGAACTCCGCGAGACCACGCTTGATCCTGCCAACCGCACGCTGCTCAAAGTCAGCATGCGTGACGCTGGTTCGGCCGACGACATGTTCCGCGTCCTCATGGGCGAGAAGGTCGAACCCCGCCGTGAGTTCATCGAACGCCACGCGCTGGAAGTGCGAAACCTGGACGTGTAAGATTACAGAATGGTGTCGGACATAAAGTTTGTCAAAACGGACACAAAGTTTGTCACGTTGAGACATAAAGTTTGTCAAGGAAATCATCTGGCGCTCGGCTCGCGCCGTTGATTCACGCCAATTTCCCGACCTCACTCGCCGTAAGTCTCTGATAGCTAAAGAAAAATCAACCCTCCCCGCGCCCGGGACACCGGGCGCGGGGAGGAGTTTCTTATCTTGCTTCGGCGGTTCGAATGATCAGCGGCGGCGTCGCGAGCGACCGACGTGGTAGCCTTTGACGCTCCCGATGTGCTTGCCTTTGGTGTAACACCAGACGCCGAGCCAGCCGAGAATACCCAGTACGATCAGAGTATCCATGGGAAATGTGGTCTCCTGTAAGTGAAAGTTGGGGATCCCGCGTTCAGGCGGCTGCGCGGGTCAGCGCCGGATCGGCTGGAACGGGCGGGACGATGGCGCTCGCCGCCAGCGGCATCCAGATATAGGAACGCTGTTCGTCACGGGCATGGAGAACCGCATTACGCCCGAACAGGTGGAGTTCACCGAGCCCGAGTTTACCGACCCGCTCCAGATAACGACGATTCACGGCCACGCGGAGCGGTTCGCCCTGAGGCTGATGCCCGGTGAGCGTCACTTCGACCGGTGTTGCGAAGCGAGGCGATCGGGCCCGAACGGCAAAATGCCCGTTGAGATCGATGGTCACCGGCGAATCTTGCTCGTCGTCGCTCGGCAACAACGTTAACGAACGCACCAAGCGCCGGCCGTCGGCGGGCGAGATCCGGCAACTGGCGACCGATCGTAGGACGGGCGGAATAATGTCGTCGACGCGCGGGAAGCGCCCTTCGGACTCGACCTTGATCTGCACCGTCCAATTCCCGGCTCTCAGCGTGAACCAGCCGTCGTGCAATCCCACGGCGACGTGGTCGGCGGCGAGTAACTCGCTCGCCTGAAAGACGTGGTGGCGGCCGATCAAGAGGTCGTCTTCGAACGGGAACTCAAATCCGCGCTGCAGCAGCAACTGCCGCCCGTCGGTTGCGGCAATCTCACCTCGCTTGCCGCGGATCTGTATACAGCCCAGCGCGTAGCGCAAGGACGTCGCATCCGTGGTCTCCGCGGCATCTCGCAAGGCGGTCATCAGGCGCGGCGGATTTTTTGTCAGTTGCTCGGGCAGTGACGGGAAATCCGTCGACTTCGGCAAAGGCCGTTGTTCGACGACGAGCAATTGCTGAACGCCGTCGTCGTCCCATCGCGCGATGAGCGCATTGGATTCGGCGGGGGTAAGTTGGACGAGGTCGGTGCGACTCCCGGCGCAATCGTCGAAGAAGCTCAGCGGCACGGCCAGTTCGGCCGGCGCAAAGCGTCCGGCTTCTTCGTAAGCCACGGCGATGCGGGCGTTGCGGGCGGTGAAGCGAAAGGTGCGGGGCGTGGCGACGATCGCCACCGAGGGAGAAGTCTCCCTCGGCGACGGTCGCAACGCGCGGCGAAACACGGCTCGTACGCGACGAGCCAAGCGGCGCGAGAAGGTAATCAAGCAGACTCTCCTGGGGTAATTGAGGATCGGTCACCTGCGGCCGTTCAGGCTGCCCGTTCGGCCGGGCGTTGCTCGAAGAACGAGGTGCAACGCTCGGCGTCGAGCCGATCCCAGTCGACGACGAGCGGTTCTCGTTCGACCGGGACGGGGGTCAGCAGTACGAAACCGCGACGAGCGATCTCGCGAATCGATTCGCCGGTCGCACGGGCGACGGCTCGGTTCAGTTCAGCCTGGGTCATGGCATTTCTTTCCGTTGGGGAAGACAAAGCGCAACAAAAAAGGCCCCCGCACCGCGCGGAGGCCTGACAACAGACATTCAAAAGTTCGTTCAGCGTTCGATCGTTACTTCGACGGCTCCGACCGAATCAACCAGTACTCCTGCAACCAGGCAACTTCGGCTTCGAGGGCCTCACTCCGTTTGACGAACGGTCCGAGTCGGGGACCGTCGACCGGCCCGAGATCGACGAGCCAATTGCCCGCTGTATCCGGTTCAACGTACGATCCGCGGCGGATCACGGTCGGTCCCAGACTGCGGAGGTCGACCGTTTCGGCATAGATGAAGCGGAGGTCGCCGTCGGCGGTCACGACAAGTTGCATCAGGCGGCCTCCTGCAAAGCCGGGGCGCGACGCACGATATTGCGCCGCGGCCGATCGACGAGCAGCGTATCGAGCGAGGTTCGTAAGTCGGCCAACTCGCCGGCGACCGTTTGCCGGAGGATGCGATTCTCGCGCAAGGCTTGCGGCTGGAGTCCTTGGACGATTTGCTGGGCCTGCGAGACCAGTTCATCCAACTGCTCGTTGGAACGGACGTTGAGATTGCGAAACCGGGCAAAGAACTCGACCAGGTTGGTCACGGCCGAATCGCGAAAGACTTTCGGCTTGCCGTCCGTCACGCCGCTGAGACGGTCGTTTAAGTGGACGATGAGCTGGCTCAATTCGTCGCAAAACGCCTGCTCGGTCAATTGCAGTGCTTCATCGAATCGTGCGGCCACCCGACGGCATTCTTGCTCGTAGAGTTCCGGATTGACTTGCTGCAAGTAACTCGGCGGCTCGACCGAGGGATAATCCCAGTCGACGGCGAACAGGTTTCGTAGCGACGGCGGATAGTCTTGGGCGTTGAATAAGCGACCGAGTCGAGTGCGGGCGGCGGACTGCAGTTCGGCGTAATGCCGATCGAGTTGTTCGACCGCTTCCTCCAGTTCGTCGCGCAGTTCACTCAGACGCCGGTTGAAGGCGTCGATCTGATCGAGGCGGATCAAGCGCACGCCCGGTTCGGGATAAGGGAGCGTCATTCCCTTCCAATACTGAATGATCCGGCCCCGGACGCCGGTCACGGCGCGAAAGGCCGGATGCTTGGTATCGAGCAGTTTCTTGCTGGCGGCCAGGAACTGACCGCTGGCGTCAAAGGGATCGGCGGCCTCGGACTTTTGTTCCGGGGTCAGCGTCTTGTGGGTTCCCAAACCGCTGAGGCTAACGCGGACCGCAGCCATCGAGTTACGCAGGCGGGCGGCGGGATCGACGGTGCGCCGCGCGGCGGGACGATCCTGAGTCGTCGAGATCATGAGGTTTCTCCGGAGAATGAGGAGGAGGGTCGGGTGGAATGACCGTGACCGATTGCGGCACCAGGCCGTGGTCGGCCAGCAGTAAACTCAATTGGTCACAGACGTCGGCGCCGTCCCACGACTTGTCGGGATTCCAGACTTTTTGGTTCCGGTCAGCGAAGTCGAGATACAGCGCCTGCTGCAGCGAGTTAACGATCGCCGCGAGTTCGGCCGGCGACAGTTCGGTAGCGAGTCGCATCGAGCTACTCCATAACTAGTTGCGGGACGGATCGCGTGTGACGCGGCGCGCGGTCTTGCCGACTTTCGGCGTGGCCCGTTGGTAGACTCCGCTGTGCGTCGCATCAAGACAGCGTCCGGCAGCCCAGTTGCGCAAACGCTCAACCGATTCGGCGGCCGTTACGGCCACGGGGACGATGTTCTTGGCCGATTCGACGAGCGGCAGATCCAACAGCGCGGCCAAACGGCAACAGGCGCGAATCTCCGCGCCGGTCCAGGATTCGTCAGTCGGCAGTCGCTGCTCGGGATCGAGCGCAAAGAGTTGCCGATAGAGGTTCCAGATCGCTTGCTTCTCGACGGCGCTCGGCAGGTCCAGGAAGTACACCGCGTCGAACCGTTCACTTCGTGAGAACTCCGGCGGCAGTTTCGAGATGTCGTTGCAGGTGGCGATCACGAACACGTCGCTGGTGTGGTCGTTGAGCCAGGTTAAGAAGGTCGAGAAGAGTCGGGCCGATACGCCGCTGTCGGTTTGGCCCGAACTCGCGACTCCGCTCAGGCCTTTTTCCACTTCATCCAGAAAGAGAACGCAGGGAGCCATGGCATCGGCGATTTGCAGCGCCTGGCGAATGTTGCTCTCGGTCTGTCCGACGATGCCACCCATGAGCGTGCCGACGTCGAGCGTCAGCGTGGGACGGCCGGTTTCATTGCCGAGCGCTTTGGCCAACGCCGATTTACCGGTACCGGGAATGCCCAAGAGCAGAATCCCGCGCGGCCGGACGTTGGCCGGACGCATGCCGGGGCGCAACGCCCGCCGGCAGAAGGCTTTGATCGCCTCCAGTCCGCCGAGTTGCTCGAACGTTTCGCCGCCCCGATGGAGTTGCAGCAGGCCGCTCTGCTTGAGCAGGCTGCTCTTGATCTGCCACAACGCATCGGGCAGCAATCGACCGTGCCGCACGAGCGAAAGACTATAGGCCGCTTCCGCCTCATAACGGGTCAAGCCGCCTGCCGCATCGAGGAGCGCATCGAGTTGGGGACCGGTGGGCATTTCGCTTGGTTCGGTTGCCACGCCACGGGCCAGTTCGTGAAGTTGCTCACGACTCGGCAACTCGTGTTCCACCACGAGGATGAGTTTTTCCAGTTCCACCGGGATCTGTACGACCGGCGACAAGATGATCACGAACGTCCGGGACTGTTTACCGGCGATCAACTGCTGAACGAGCGTTTGCACGATCTCGGCACTGTTGAGAAACCGGTGAAAGTTCTTCAGCACGAGCACCGCCGTCGTTTCGGGTGCGGCCAGCGCAGGTAACGCCCGGAGGGCCGCCAAGGGATCTTGCCCGGCGGAAGTGCCGGTCGTCGCTTCGGTGCCAGTGAGCTGGAGGCCGCTACTGACATCCCACTGGGCGAGTCGCCAGCCTTGCTCGCGACAGAGACGGGCGATCTCGGCCAGGGCATCTTCATGTTCGTGCGACTGCAACCAGAGGCCGGTGAAGCAGGCGTCGATCAGTTCGCGCAGACGTTGAGTTAAGGTCATGCCAAAAGTTCCTGAGGGTTGTATGGATCGTTTGAAAAGTTGAAGTCACCACGCAGTCGCTCACCACGCAGCCTGTTCAGCCGTATTGATGGCCGCGGCGACTTGTGTTCCCTGCAGCGCGTCGAGCGCTTGCACGGCGAGCGGTGCGACATAAGCGAGTTGTGGGCGACGATCGTCCGCGGGGACGTGCACGATGGATGGATGCTCGGCATCCGCCGGCTCGACGTCCCAGTCGACGAGCAGGACTTCGATCTCGGGGTCCGAACAAAAGACTTCCTGCACGAGGCCGCCGTAAACGTTGATCACCAGTTGCAACGAGGGCATTGGCTCACACTCCTTCCTGCCGTTCGAGGACGGCGGTCGTTGGTGTAGCTTCGTAGAAGGCCGAAGTGCGCTGTTCGCTGAGCCGCGCCCCGAGCGCCTGCTCGAGAAAGCGACTCGCTTCCTGACAGGCGGCACCGGTAAAACCGTGCGTCACGACGGTCGTGGCCCCGGTCGGGCTGACGATGATTTCAATCGTCTTAAATCCGGGTGACGTCATGCGGCACCTCCGACTTGCAGCGTGAGCTTGACGGCGCCGTCTGGGAGCGGCTGCTCGATGACGTGGTGGCCCTGCTTTCTCGCTTCGAGCCGGGTTTTTTCAATTGAGTAGGCTTGGAGGAAACGGTCGAGTTCGACCGGTTCGCCCCAAGCCCCTTGGTAGTTGTCGTAAGCGAGTTGCCCGGTTTCGGTCTGACAGACGAGCGGATAGCGCCAACGGCGTAGCGGCACGAGCCAGCCGGTGGCTTCGCTCGAAAACAAGCGGGCCGTCCCATGCACGGGATCCGCCAAATTCAAACGACCGCAGGCCAACCGGATCGCCGCCGGATCACGGACTTCGGTTTTGATCGTCACGATGTGCGACACTGAACGTCTCCTGAGGGGTTGGTGGTGAGAGAAGCGGAGGACGCGACGTCGTCCGTAGCCGTGAGTGCCGCTACGGGGCCGGATACAGCCGATGGCAGTGGGGGAAACAACATCGACTCGCTGCAAAGCTCCATGAGTAACGTCTCTTCCAGTTCGACGGCCCCGTCGTCGCTCTGCGCCCGCGTAAGCAGATAACCGGTCACGCCGAGCGCGAGGATTCCCAGCAGTACGGCACTGGTTCCCTGGAGTGCAACGGCGAGCAGCGGTACCCGTTCCCGGGCCGTGGCTACCGCCTGCCGATCTTGCTCCAACACGTTGCGTTGGTTCTGAAGATCTTGTTCCAGCTCGAGAAACTGCTTTCGGCTTTCGGCGTCCGCGGCAACCAGGGCATTCGTCGTGGCGGCATTTTCTTGGGCGTGTCGTTGGATCTGCGTTACCTGTTCTTGTTGCCAAATGCGCAGTTGTTGCTCCCGGTCGTCACAGCCGACCGACAGGGTCAGGAGCAGTAGCAGAGGGAACCGGACGATGGGCGGCATAACGGGTTCTCCAAAGGTTGAGTAAGCGCGCTAGTAAACGACGCAAGGCGCGTTGCAGACGGATCTGCCGCACGAGCACCAACAGCGTCGTCACGAGCGCGATGAGTAACAGCGCAATCACGATCCAGAGTTCCATGCGAACTCCTTGTCAGAAGAGGCAAAGAAAACGACCGCAGGCTACGCAGCCGTGCGGTCGAGCAGCCGCGATAAATCGGCGCGGCGAAAGAGAGAAGCTCCGGCCGCACGGTGCGTCCGTTTACCGTAGACGGGAGCAATTCGCCCGTCGCGCTCCCAGCGAGCGAGTGTGGAGCGACTGATGCCGAGGATCCGGCAAGCTTCTTGGGCCAGGCAGTACGTCGTTCGGAAGCGGGCGACCTCCTCGTCTACGATACACCACTGCTTGGCCTGCCGCTTACCGCGGAGCAACCCGGCCCCCATCCATTTTCGTAAGACGACGTCCTTGAGGGGCTGCTCCGGAAAGAGCAACTTGGCTAGGCGGTTTAGCGTCCAGCCGGCGGTTACCGAGTGCTGAGCAGTTGCTTCTTCAGTGCATGAACGCAGGTCGGACAATTGCAGGTACACGCCCCGGAGGCTGGTCTCATTCGGCTCGCGCCGTGCCGATAACCGGCCCGCGCAAAGCAGACGAACGATACGCGCCAGATTGAGATGGCCGGCGCCGAACCGCCGCGTGGCCTCTCGCAGCGAAAGCCATTCGGAAGTGCGATCCAGTAACGGCGGCAGCTGAGCCACGGTCGCCGACAGATGTTCGACCGCTGCCGCCGGAATCCGCCAACGGCGGGCGATGCGCACGACGCCCGCCAAGACTTCCTCCTGAATCAACTCCAGCACTCGGTGTCGATCGACGCCCAAACGCTGCGCGGCCTGCGTGACCGTGAATCCCGTCGACAGCCGTCGCTGTAAATCGACGACTGCCGCGCGAGACACGAGCCCGACCGTCCGTCCTTGCTTACCCGCCGGATGCACGCGGCCCGCTAAGACCTGCTGCCGAACCAACCGGGCGAGCGTCGGCACACAGATTCCAAGTTGCCGCGCGGCGGCTGTTTGGGGGATCCACTCTCGAGCGCGAAGTTGCCGCCGCCGGCTCGCCTCGCGAAACAAGGTCGTTTTGCCGCTCAGGTGGCCGTGCGTGTAGCGCCCTAGTAAATACTGTCTCAAGGCGTCGGCTGGACCCGAGTAACCCAGGCTTTCCAGCCGTTCGGCGTCGCGCAACAGATGTCCGAACGCCCGATTGACGCCGGTCGACGTCGAACGGTGTTTGGCGATCCCTTGATAGACGTCGAGAAACTCCGCCAAGCGAGCAGGACCGACTTCCAAAAACTCCGCCGCCCCCAGCCATGCCACCGATTCGGCGGAAAGTGAACCCGGTAATTGGAACGTTTCGCGGGTCCGCTCGATCCACGACGGCGTCCGAGCGACGGCGGAGCGCAATCGATCGAGCCAAGCCAAAGCGGCCGCCGGGGATAAATCGAGCGCTGCGAACGGTTCGCCCCGCAAACAGGTTTGAATCAGCGCGGCGCTGGAGAAAGCGCCCGATCCAATCATGATCGCAGCAGTCTCGGTCAGTCGAAAACCACAACGGCAGATTTCGAGGTCAAGACGTGCCGGTCGTGCATGCCGACCACAGGCCGGACAACGGTCGAGAAGCGTCACGCCATGCTCAAGGCAGATCGGCAGCGGTCGGAATGACCAGAGCAGTCGTTCATAGGTCGTGCCTTCTCTGAGGCACTCGGGACATACCCGAGGATGAGCCGGATCAAAAAATCGCAGCAGGGTTTTTGAATCGCACAGCGTGGCCGGCGGTGCGCCCTGTGGTTGCAGGACTAAAGATTCTGCAAATCGATGCACTGTCAGATCAGCCAACAACGAAGACGGGCGACCGAGCAGGCCCGACAAAGCGCCAAGCGGTGGACCGCGGCCCAGATGGTCGAGGTGGGACGGTAGTTCGACCTCGTCGACCAGCGACAACAATCGCACCATCGATTCATAACCCATCCCCACGACATGCCGCCGCACGAAACTGGTGAGCGATTCACCCGGCAGTGGCGACTCCCGCACCGGCAGTGAACGGAGATGCATTTAGGAACCTCCCAAGAGTTGGTTCGCGGTTAGTGATCGCTGTTTGGCCCGAGTGGCCCGCGGTGTCAGGCCGATGCCCGGGCCTCGGGCGATATCGGCCGGTTGCACTCGATCGAGCGCTCCGGCATCGAGCGGGCCGATAAACGGGTTGGCTTGCTCGGCCAAGACGCGCTGCAGGGCCAGTTTTTGCGCAAAGACGCGGGCGAGATCCGCCAC
Above is a window of Anatilimnocola aggregata DNA encoding:
- a CDS encoding DUF1257 domain-containing protein gives rise to the protein MSHIVTIKTEVRDPAAIRLACGRLNLADPVHGTARLFSSEATGWLVPLRRWRYPLVCQTETGQLAYDNYQGAWGEPVELDRFLQAYSIEKTRLEARKQGHHVIEQPLPDGAVKLTLQVGGAA
- a CDS encoding DUF2997 domain-containing protein; the protein is MTSPGFKTIEIIVSPTGATTVVTHGFTGAACQEASRFLEQALGARLSEQRTSAFYEATPTTAVLERQEGV
- a CDS encoding helix-turn-helix domain-containing protein, whose product is MHLRSLPVRESPLPGESLTSFVRRHVVGMGYESMVRLLSLVDEVELPSHLDHLGRGPPLGALSGLLGRPSSLLADLTVHRFAESLVLQPQGAPPATLCDSKTLLRFFDPAHPRVCPECLREGTTYERLLWSFRPLPICLEHGVTLLDRCPACGRHARPARLDLEICRCGFRLTETAAIMIGSGAFSSAALIQTCLRGEPFAALDLSPAAALAWLDRLRSAVARTPSWIERTRETFQLPGSLSAESVAWLGAAEFLEVGPARLAEFLDVYQGIAKHRSTSTGVNRAFGHLLRDAERLESLGYSGPADALRQYLLGRYTHGHLSGKTTLFREASRRRQLRAREWIPQTAAARQLGICVPTLARLVRQQVLAGRVHPAGKQGRTVGLVSRAAVVDLQRRLSTGFTVTQAAQRLGVDRHRVLELIQEEVLAGVVRIARRWRIPAAAVEHLSATVAQLPPLLDRTSEWLSLREATRRFGAGHLNLARIVRLLCAGRLSARREPNETSLRGVYLQLSDLRSCTEEATAQHSVTAGWTLNRLAKLLFPEQPLKDVVLRKWMGAGLLRGKRQAKQWCIVDEEVARFRTTYCLAQEACRILGISRSTLARWERDGRIAPVYGKRTHRAAGASLFRRADLSRLLDRTAA
- a CDS encoding DNA gyrase subunit B, with product MSEANQDPNPAGKDDYDSESIQHLSDVDHVRLRPGMYVGNIDEQGLHHLVYELVDNSIDEVMAGHAKNVLVTIRNDGSCSVEDDGRGIPVDRHEEESVKQGREVTALEVVMTNLKAGGKFDKKSYKTSGGLHGIGIKAVNFLSQWCEVQVFRNGHMYQQEFERGVPQGEARRMGATSKRGTKVSFKPDGTIFTTTKFQFDKLQKRLRDLAFLNNGVRIKFHDERNGQTEEFHYERGIVEYVEYLNRATEAIHNEPVYVSGESEGVQFEIALQYVNEYTENLHAYVNNIHTPDGGTHVVGFRTALTRTLNAYGKKEDMFKDVTVSGEDFREGLTVVIAVRVPHPQFQSQTKNRLLNAEVEGIINASFGEYFSKFLEENPKVAKTILKKATLAAEAREAARKAKEAIRVRKNALSGGGLPGKLRDCLSKKMEECELYLVEGDSAGGSAEGGRLRDFQAILPLRGKIINAYKSREDKVLANEEVQSMIQAIGAGIGMEQDLSRRRYNKVIIMTDADVDGSHIRTLLLCFFYRQMYQLITGGHVYVAQPPLFRVKSKKDTYYVQTEEEMKSQLLNKGLSDCELDLRDGKIISGADMTKLCTTLADMDEAIIALERRGISLRAHAQRKDSEGRLPYYHVFLGVHDKWFVSASELDQFKSEQEKVAGKELAVDESAVVEAGNGKPSSQLHITELHEVRTINSGLAELKRAFGFEIDVLIPQERTGSDEARYVLRRGDHETDLQDLRTLVGAVRDLGQKGLTVTRFKGLGEMNAEELRETTLDPANRTLLKVSMRDAGSADDMFRVLMGEKVEPRREFIERHALEVRNLDV
- a CDS encoding AAA family ATPase, coding for MTLTQRLRELIDACFTGLWLQSHEHEDALAEIARLCREQGWRLAQWDVSSGLQLTGTEATTGTSAGQDPLAALRALPALAAPETTAVLVLKNFHRFLNSAEIVQTLVQQLIAGKQSRTFVIILSPVVQIPVELEKLILVVEHELPSREQLHELARGVATEPSEMPTGPQLDALLDAAGGLTRYEAEAAYSLSLVRHGRLLPDALWQIKSSLLKQSGLLQLHRGGETFEQLGGLEAIKAFCRRALRPGMRPANVRPRGILLLGIPGTGKSALAKALGNETGRPTLTLDVGTLMGGIVGQTESNIRQALQIADAMAPCVLFLDEVEKGLSGVASSGQTDSGVSARLFSTFLTWLNDHTSDVFVIATCNDISKLPPEFSRSERFDAVYFLDLPSAVEKQAIWNLYRQLFALDPEQRLPTDESWTGAEIRACCRLAALLDLPLVESAKNIVPVAVTAAESVERLRNWAAGRCLDATHSGVYQRATPKVGKTARRVTRDPSRN